GCTGCGTGCCGTTGATGGCGGGGCTGGTGCTGAGAGGGTGGGGTATGCTGTTGAGCTGGTCTCCTCCGCGCTGGGGGAGGCGGGGCCTCCGCGGCCTAGCCGCCTGGACGCGTACCTGGGGGCTGGGCCCTCTGGCGTTGTGGCGGAGAGGGGCTGGAGGGAGGTCCTAGAGGACCCGGGCACCGTGGAGAGGATTGTCAGGGAGATACATGGTAGGGGTGTCTTCCTCCCGGAGCAGCTTGTCAGGGTTATCGTGTTCCTGGTCGCGAATGGTAATGTGCTGCTTGCTGGGCCTCCGGGGTACGGTAAGACCCTGCTTGCGAGGGTTATAGCCGGGGTCACCGGCTCGGAGCTCGTGCCTGCCACGTGTCATGCTGGGTGGACGCGCTCGGAGTTCATCGGGGGCCCGTACCTCCGCCGGGGCGGCGTGGCCTGGAGGTCTGGCTACCTGGTGCGCGCTGTGGCTAGGGCTCTCCAGGGCCGCCGTGTCCTGCTGTTGCTCGACGAGGTGAACCGGGCTGAGGTGGACAAGGTATTTGGCGAGTTCTTCACGGTGTTCCCGTCGCCCTCGGCGGAGGAGTGGAGCATCGGAAGCCTCTGCGATATCGTGTGCGGGGAGAGCAGCGAGGAGGAGAGGGACGAGCCCGCTAGGATACTCTGCAGCGCGTGTGGTGATAGGGAGAGGCTGCAGCGGGTCCGGGATCTCCTGCGTATAGTCGCCACGATGAATACTGTCGACTATGCTACCGTGTTTGGCGTGGGGGAGGCGTTTGGGAGGCGCTTCTACAAGGTAGAGTTCCTGGCCTCCTCGGACGCCGGGTACATACTAGAGAGTGAAGTGAGGCCCGTGTTCCGCCACGTTGTGAAGCGCCTCGGCCTGGCCAGCGACAGGCTGAGGGGCCTCGAGGAGGTGCTCGAGAAGCTGGCTAGGTTCGTGGCGGAGCTTCGTAGGGCTAGGGATGAGGCTGGTGTAGCGGGTATTGTGGTGACGCAGCTCCCGGTAGGCCCGGCCTTCGTCAGGGAGGTGGTGACCGTGGCTGCTCGTATGCTGGCGGCGGGTGTTGTCGGGGACCCGGTCTGCGCTGTGGCCCGGGCGATAGGGGCGAGTATCCCGGTGACGGTGCTCGTGGAGGAGGAGTCGAGGGAGAGGCTTAGGAGGGCGTTGGCCGGCGCCTTCGGGGACGCTGTGGAGGAGAAGTGTAGACTCGTGGCTGGTAGGCCTTGAAGCCGAGGCGGAGGAGAGGGCTGCCGCCGTACACCGACTACCTGGTCAGCCGGTGTGCGAGCCTCTACCTCCTCTTCCCGCGTACAAGCCTGTACTCCATGTCGGCTGGTAGGCCCGGGTACGTGGACACGGTGGTATCGCTGCTAGCGGCCCACTACATCCTGGTCTACGCGGCGAGGGCCGCGAGGAGCCTTGTCGTGGAGATGCACCGTGTGCTGAGCAGCACTGAGGTAGCGGAGTCTTACAGCCCTGCAGGCTACCTGGACGTGGCTGCGTCGGCCCGGAGCCTCATGAGGCTCGGTCCCCCGGTGTGGAGGCGGGTGAAGCGCGGCCCCGCCCCCGTCGACCGCCTATGCCTTTGCGGGCTCTTTGCGAGGATACTCTCCGCGGCGGAGAAGCTCAGCGAGAACACCGGCAGGGTCTACGACCACATGAGAAGCGTTTACGGGGTAGACGTCGAGGGTTCCCGCCCCCTGAGGCGTCTGCGGCGCCGCGCCGAGAGGGCGAGGGAGGACCTGGCGAGGATGGCTCTGCGCGAGTGCGGCCGCCTAGCCGCTGCGGGGACGAGTGTCTGCCGGGACGCGTTCACCCGGAGGGGCGGGAGGCTGAGCAGGTACTTCAACATCCTCGTGGATATCGTGGCGTCTCTCGAGAAGGCGGTGGAGGAGGGCAGGGTGGACCTCGACATTAGGGCTCGGGGCGCCGAGGCCGGCCAGGCGGCCCGGAAGCTGGCTCTCCGGATGGCTGTTGAGCGGCTGTACGAGCTCTACACGCTCTACATAGTCCTACGGGCCCTCTCAAGGCTCGGCGAGGTCCGGAGCGAGGACAGCACTATACTCGTCGAGTTCGGAAAAGGCATACGCGTATTCTACAATAGCCGCCCGAAGGCCGGAGACAAGCCTCTGAGCAGAGTAGCGCTAGGCGAATCCGACCACCTAGACGACGGGGACCTGGAGAGGCTCTCGGGTATACCCGATATAACACTCGTCATAAACAACAGGGTGAAGGTAGTCATAGAGGTCAAGCACAGCTACAACATAGGCTACCTGGCGCTCGCCAGGTTCAAGACCATAGCGTACATACACGAGTACGACGCGGACGCAGGGATACTAGTATACCCTGGCCTAAGCCATACACGGAAGAGAGGACAGGCTCGCGGGATGCTCGACGAGGAGTACGAGGCTACACGGACAGTCCTAGAGAGGGCCGAGACAAGAG
The window above is part of the Pyrodictium abyssi genome. Proteins encoded here:
- a CDS encoding AAA family ATPase, with translation MAGDAPSIGQLLSICGGEEYKGTMLCRLINAYAAGDRGAAVSLARDLFGLVRELSGAGRGGGPRILVSVGPSRHWRDSFMYAARHGLVPWACGFTLEDSVLESSRSGGPHYRALLDALARGFLERDGVFEAVPPIILYYSSGVSVIGFGLVVWADVSPLRARLWSEERCPPSGKGTCYTVRWYTLPIALGCRAVGERGVVEPGRECALGGIEAGYARNCAQSVSRDVYPRLVEALLRAVDGGAGAERVGYAVELVSSALGEAGPPRPSRLDAYLGAGPSGVVAERGWREVLEDPGTVERIVREIHGRGVFLPEQLVRVIVFLVANGNVLLAGPPGYGKTLLARVIAGVTGSELVPATCHAGWTRSEFIGGPYLRRGGVAWRSGYLVRAVARALQGRRVLLLLDEVNRAEVDKVFGEFFTVFPSPSAEEWSIGSLCDIVCGESSEEERDEPARILCSACGDRERLQRVRDLLRIVATMNTVDYATVFGVGEAFGRRFYKVEFLASSDAGYILESEVRPVFRHVVKRLGLASDRLRGLEEVLEKLARFVAELRRARDEAGVAGIVVTQLPVGPAFVREVVTVAARMLAAGVVGDPVCAVARAIGASIPVTVLVEEESRERLRRALAGAFGDAVEEKCRLVAGRP